Within bacterium, the genomic segment TGGGTAAATACTACAAGGATATTGAAGTCAATGTCCTACTGACCGGACTTCGGCCTATCAGGGTCTTTGTTCTTGGACGGGTAAGGCAGCCGGATATTTACAGATTCAGCCCCCTTGACCATGTCTCTACCGCCATAAAAAAAGCCGGCGGACTGGAACCTTCCGGGTCGATAAGAAGGATACAGCTAAGACGAAATCCAGCGCCCAGAGCACAGAACCCAGAAAGAAATCTGCCATCCGAAATCGAAGTAGATCTCTATCGGTTTTTCATTAGGGGAGAATTGGCACAAAACCCGCTCCTAGAAGCCGATGATGTAATTTATGTCCCGCCGGCCGGGCCCACCGTGAGCATAGAAGGAAAGGTTAAGCGTCCTGGTCAGTACGAGATCAAGGATGAAGAAGGATTTGAGGATCTGCTAATTATGGCAGGCGGTTTCCATCCTGAGGCCTATGTCCCCAAAGTCCTTATCAAGAGAATCACACCCGCCAAGAAAAGCAGCGCCTTTTGGATTGATCCGACTGACCTGAAACCAGGCTTTAAACTTGAGAACGGCGACCAGATTACTATATACTCTTACGATCAGCAGGTAGAGGATACGGTCCTCTTAAAAGGCCAGGTAGCGAAACCGGGTATTTACACCCTTTCGAGAGGGGAAACATTAAGAGGCGTTATCCTCAGGGCCGGTGGGATTACCTCGGCGGCTACCAGGGAAGAGGTCAAAATAGAACGGAAAGGCGAGGTCTTAAGTGTCAATCTTTATGACCTGATGATAGAGAAAGACCCGGAAGCTGACCTTGAGTTGCTCAATGGAGATGTGATTACTCTCCCGGCGGCCCCGAATACGGTTACCGTAGTGGGAGAGGTTCAGACCGGGGGAACATTCCCCTACGAGCCGGCCAGGACAGTCAGTTATTATTTGGGGTTAGCCGGCGGATTCTCCGAACGGGCTAATGAAAGACGGATCGAGATCACTCGAAGAGATGGCTCTACCAGAAAGGTAAAGCGAGAGACTGTGGTAGAGGCGGGGGAGACCATTGTGGTTGACCGGCTGGAGATCAAGGGCTGGAGAGATTGGCTGAGTGTCTTGGTGCAG encodes:
- a CDS encoding SLBB domain-containing protein, with protein sequence MQNEKSEIQNPKSRVTVCLLFLLVFGVKAQAQQGEGFLDQELIPAGVGAGEATVLPFGHQLLETGQVQEGDYLLEGAALTPPDYRLGPGDILNINIWGKLNTSYRLQVTPEGKIFIPGVGELFIQNLTIGQTQEMVWKQVGKYYKDIEVNVLLTGLRPIRVFVLGRVRQPDIYRFSPLDHVSTAIKKAGGLEPSGSIRRIQLRRNPAPRAQNPERNLPSEIEVDLYRFFIRGELAQNPLLEADDVIYVPPAGPTVSIEGKVKRPGQYEIKDEEGFEDLLIMAGGFHPEAYVPKVLIKRITPAKKSSAFWIDPTDLKPGFKLENGDQITIYSYDQQVEDTVLLKGQVAKPGIYTLSRGETLRGVILRAGGITSAATREEVKIERKGEVLSVNLYDLMIEKDPEADLELLNGDVITLPAAPNTVTVVGEVQTGGTFPYEPARTVSYYLGLAGGFSERANERRIEITRRDGSTRKVKRETVVEAGETIVVDRLEIKGWRDWLSVLVQGFTLVFMVDSIAK